A window from Bos mutus isolate GX-2022 chromosome 1, NWIPB_WYAK_1.1, whole genome shotgun sequence encodes these proteins:
- the RAP2B gene encoding ras-related protein Rap-2b produces the protein MREYKVVVLGSGGVGKSALTVQFVTGSFIEKYDPTIEDFYRKEIEVDSSPSVLEILDTAGTEQFASMRDLYIKNGQGFILVYSLVNQQSFQDIKPMRDQIIRVKRYERVPMILVGNKVDLEGEREVSFGEGKALAEEWSCPFMETSAKNKASVDELFAEIVRQMNYAAQPNGDEGCCSACVIL, from the coding sequence ATGAGAGAGTACAAAGTGGTGGTGCTGGGCTCGGGCGGCGTGGGCAAGTCCGCGCTCACGGTGCAATTCGTGACCGGCTCCTTCATCGAGAAGTATGACCCCACCATCGAGGACTTCTACCGCAAAGAGATTGAGGTGGACTCATCGCCGTCGGTGCTGGAGATCTTGGACACGGCAGGCACAGAGCAGTTCGCATCCATGCGGGACCTGTACATCAAAAATGGCCAGGGCTTCATCCTCGTGTATAGTCTTGTTAACCAGCAGAGCTTCCAGGACATCAAGCCCATGCGGGACCAGATCATCCGCGTGAAGCGGTACGAGCGCGTGCCCATGATTCTCGTGGGCAACAAGGTGGACCTGGAGGGCGAGCGCGAGGTTTCATTCGGCGAGGGCAAGGCCCTGGCGGAGGAGTGGAGCTGCCCCTTCATGGAGACTTCGGCCAAAAACAAAGCCTCGGTGGACGAGCTGTTCGCCGAGATCGTGCGGCAGATGAACTACGCGGCGCAGCCCAACGGCGATGAGGGCTGCTGCTCGGCCTGCGTGATCCTCTGA